Genomic segment of Aquarana catesbeiana isolate 2022-GZ linkage group LG09, ASM4218655v1, whole genome shotgun sequence:
TGTCCTTATCTTTTCCAGGTCCAACATGCAAGCAAACAAATCACAGCTGACAAGCAATACAAAGGAATCATAGACTGTGTTGTCCGTATCCCCAAAGAACAAGGTTTCTTGTCTTTTTGGCGTGGTAACCTTGCCAATGTGATCAGGTATTTCCCAACCCAGGCCCTCAACTTTGCCTTCAAAGACAAGTACAAGAAGATCTTCCTTGATAATGTTGACAAGAGGACCCAGTTCTGGCGTTACTTTGCTGGAAACCTGGCATCTGGTGGAGCTGCTGGAGCCACTTCATTGTGCTTTGTGTACCCACTTGACTTTGCTCGAACCCGTCTAGCTGCTGATGTTGGAAAGTCTGGCGCTGGCAGAGAATTCAACGGTCTTGGTGATTGCCTTGCTAAGATTTTCAAATCCGATGGGCTTAAAGGTCTCTACCAAGGTTTTAATGTGTCTGTCCAGGGAATCATCATTTACAGAGCTGCTTATTTTGGAATCTATGACACAGCTAAAGGTGGGTGAACTTGTAAATTACTGTTTTGCTAAGTGTGTATAAAAATGTGAGCTTGTAACATAACCATATATTTTTACAGGTATGCTTCCAGATCCCAAGAACACACACATATTTATCAGCTGGATGATTGCTCAGACAGTAACAGCAGTTGCGGGCTTTGCCTCTTACCCATTTGACACAGTCCGTCGTCGTATGATGATGCAGTCTGGAAGAAAAGGAGGTAAGCTATGACTCGCTTCTAAAAAGCATCTATAATGGTCATCCTGTGGAATAGTAGACCTGCAATGTAGTAACCAACTAACATTCTGAGCAATGCATCACTGGTGCAAGGAACTTGCATGGTTTACAAGCTCAGTAAACATAGCTAGTCTGGTACCTTGCAAAGTTGTTGCCTGTTggattaaacaaattttttttttttcttttgcagctgAGATCATGTACAGTGGCACAATTGactgctggaagaagatagcaAGAGATGAGGGTGGCAGGGCTTTCTTCAAGGGTGCCTGGTCCAACGTGCTCAGAGGAATGGGTGGTGCTTTTGTCTTGGTCTTGTACGATGAGCTCAAGAAAGTCATCTAAGTTTATCCTTGTTCAGATGTCTGTGACCTGGCATGCTGTATTATGTAACATACCCTGAATGTTCTGgactttctcttttttgtttttgtcaagCACACCTtttatttataaaatgtaactggtAATTTTACTGGTTGATATTTGGGGAAACAAGTTTATTCCATTTCACCAGCTTTCCACATTAACATAAATCATTCCCTTATACCCACTTACTATCAGTGGGGCCTGCATTTGTAGTGCACATCTGATAGGTGGGCTTACCTGATGGGACTCAATTCAacgttcctttattttttatttcagtcatGTTTTTAAATAACCTAGGTTGGaggaaataaaaaatatggatctatctgttttgtgtggtttttttattttttggctgcgAATAGCAGAGCATGCAAACTGAGTTCTGTTCTTTGCAGGTGTGTTTTTAAAAGGGTGGTTAGCCATGGTGATAAAATGCCCCCACTGCATGATGCTTGCCTACATTTGTTATCAAGACTTGGCTGACTTTTCAAACTTGTACAGCTGGGGTAAATTTTAGAGCAGTTGGGAACTGAGATGAACATGAGCAGTTTAGAGGTGGGGGGTGGAAACAACTTGCCCTATAAGTGCTGCAACTAGGGATGTTGGCAAAAGGTGGATTGGTGCTAAAATGAAGTCTTCTGCAGCTTTGGTATTTTACTATGCCTGCTCAGATGTATGGGGTATATAGCTATATAGAAGACTACAATTTAGAACTGCCTTTGCAGTAACCTTTTTATAATTGATCTGTGGTTGCAGTCTTATAATAAGCAGTATTTGGGAACCAGGTATGTTGAGTCGTTAAGTAGTGAAGGGTTAGAATGACCACCTTGGGAATCGCATGCTTTGGTAAGGCCggtttcctacttttttttttttttttttttttttttttttaaatatcttgccacagattctaagtTTGAAACAGTAAGTGTTTAGCTTCCACACGGTTTGAGTTCCATAGGGAAAAAGCATGCTGTCAGTATCGAAATTCTTAATGGATGTGGTTAGATAAAAGGTGTTGCTGGAGAATAGATGCCAGCCAAAATGTAAATTTTTGTAATAAGTGGGAAAGACTAGAACCTGCTACATTTACACTGGTGAATTGTAGTGGCAGAAATTTTCTGATTCCTGCTGTGGTTATGTGCAGCCGTTAGCCCTAGTCACTGACTGGTTACCAGCAGCTGCAGTTCTCTGTAAAGTCAGCAGTTACCTTCAGAGATTGCTGTTGAATGTACTTTGTGTCCAGCAGTGATCACAGCAAGTAATAGAAGGCTGTGCAGACAGTGAACACAGTAAGCATCCCCTCAGAACCACAGCAGGAATTGGCGTGTTTCTGACGCTACACTTTGCACCAGCCTAAGTTGTAGACAAAATCCTTCATAACCTGTCCTGGTGCCTACAGTCGGAAGGATTCTGCCTAAAATATAAACCCTAACTCCTTTTCCATTCATAAGTTTGGAtgttaactctcctagaagccagcagtgTTTATGCAGATAAATGCCTCACTTGTGTAATGTctgaagcctggtacacactatttagTTAGTTTCTGTTCAACACAGTGAGTTGAATGGGGGGAAAAAACTGTCTTGTCAGAGCTGCTGTACAAATGATCtgatagtacagtgatctcccGCACTGAGCTGTtaggttctgacagggggatggcagAATGttatattaagacccctttcacagtgagcTGCCCcatgcgtcagcggtaaagtggtgCTATTTTTAGTGTTGTGGTTTTACACCCCCCCCAGCTAGCAGCCAAAAAGAAAAGGATTAAAGCTACCTGTGAAATGCTGGGTGGTATGGTGGTGCTGCCTCTTTTTTAAATGGGCAGGaatggtgtattcaccactccaaagaaactgctggcaggactttttgtgacaccctgctaGCGCagcccctcagtgtgaaagcactctggtttTCACACTTGGTTTGCCGCTGAGGCTTTTTTcaagcactatttttagtgctgtagagcctgaaaaaatgcctccagtgtgaaaggggtctcagtgctCTGCTATTGGGAGCCAGTTTGTCAGTAGGCCAAGGTGCTGTACCCATGGGCGTAATTGTCCTTGTGGCAACAATTTTTAAGAGATGGAATCAAATCTTTATAAGCCAAACTTATAACCACTCAAATATATTGATTTGACCAGGGTTTTCCTTTAGGtcctcttttaaccccttcccgccgaccgtacgcacatatgcgtactcggctttccggggttataccgggatgatgcccgcagctgcaggcattatcccggtaccgttgtttacagcgggcgatcggctacccgtgtataacaaccaatgcggctaaaagccgctcggctgttatactggaggagcgggaggggacatcctcccgccgctgttaccgggcctcccgttcgatcgggaggcccagtgtccattcggctgcctctgggggcgggctggaacgaagctgtgagcggcttcgttccagccttctcaatgtaaacgtggaagcgacgtcatgacgtcacttcccgtttactcggctgccaatggcgccgaatttaaaaaagtacacagtattcagaattgccgttttcggcgatctgaatactttgaagtgtaaaggagggatggggggtcttttagaccccatccctccataaagagtacctgtcaccacctattactgtcacaagggatgtttacattgcttgtgacagcaataaaagtaaaaaaaaaaaaatttcttttaaacacaatttataaag
This window contains:
- the SLC25A5 gene encoding ADP/ATP translocase 2 isoform X1, with the protein product MNGALGGALTRKLVSFHRLYCVIAAAFLPRGAGVCDTPQMMAAFIVLDWGPHITMVQHASKQITADKQYKGIIDCVVRIPKEQGFLSFWRGNLANVIRYFPTQALNFAFKDKYKKIFLDNVDKRTQFWRYFAGNLASGGAAGATSLCFVYPLDFARTRLAADVGKSGAGREFNGLGDCLAKIFKSDGLKGLYQGFNVSVQGIIIYRAAYFGIYDTAKGMLPDPKNTHIFISWMIAQTVTAVAGFASYPFDTVRRRMMMQSGRKGAEIMYSGTIDCWKKIARDEGGRAFFKGAWSNVLRGMGGAFVLVLYDELKKVI
- the SLC25A5 gene encoding ADP/ATP translocase 2 isoform X2, yielding MTDAAISFAKDFLAGGVAAAISKTAVAPIERVKLLLQVQHASKQITADKQYKGIIDCVVRIPKEQGFLSFWRGNLANVIRYFPTQALNFAFKDKYKKIFLDNVDKRTQFWRYFAGNLASGGAAGATSLCFVYPLDFARTRLAADVGKSGAGREFNGLGDCLAKIFKSDGLKGLYQGFNVSVQGIIIYRAAYFGIYDTAKGMLPDPKNTHIFISWMIAQTVTAVAGFASYPFDTVRRRMMMQSGRKGAEIMYSGTIDCWKKIARDEGGRAFFKGAWSNVLRGMGGAFVLVLYDELKKVI